In a genomic window of Nostoc sp. UHCC 0870:
- a CDS encoding YkgJ family cysteine cluster protein — protein MATWQCVKQCGACCNLDPAERPEIEDYLTPEELELYLSMVGEGGWCINFDHITRECRIYSQRPRFCRVETEVFQDMYGIEPEEINDFAIECCQQQIEGVYGDRSLEMLRFDKAVGI, from the coding sequence ATGGCAACATGGCAATGTGTAAAACAATGTGGAGCGTGCTGTAATCTTGACCCAGCCGAGCGTCCTGAAATAGAAGATTATCTTACACCTGAAGAATTAGAACTTTACTTGAGCATGGTAGGTGAAGGCGGCTGGTGCATTAACTTTGACCATATCACACGAGAATGCCGCATCTACTCCCAGCGTCCCCGATTCTGTCGTGTAGAAACTGAGGTATTTCAGGATATGTATGGGATTGAGCCAGAAGAAATCAATGATTTTGCCATAGAATGCTGTCAGCAGCAAATTGAGGGGGTGTATGGCGACAGAAGTCTAGAAATGTTGCGTTTCGATAAAGCTGTAGGGATTTAA
- the psb30 gene encoding photosystem II reaction center protein Ycf12/Psb30: protein MFDAIANINWEVIFQLVSVALIIIAGPVVIFVLAFRNGNL, encoded by the coding sequence ATGTTTGACGCTATAGCTAACATTAATTGGGAAGTGATTTTCCAGCTAGTCTCTGTTGCATTAATCATCATTGCTGGGCCGGTTGTAATTTTTGTCTTGGCATTCCGCAACGGCAACCTTTAG
- a CDS encoding single-stranded-DNA-specific exonuclease RecJ encodes MLDRLVPDTSQPSRRLPDQRWYIYLQQPELAEKLALATNLSPIISQLLINRGIETPEQAQAFLNPESLNLPSPLVEFPDLALSVELLQDAIANQTKIAICGDYDADGMTSTALLWRSLRSLGAQVDYAIPSRMHEGYGINQRIVEEFKSEGVELILTVDNGISAFEPIARARELGLKVIITDHHDIPQKLPPANAILNPKLIAESSPYRGVAGVGVAYILAVSLAQQLGNTKGLIQPMLALFTLGTIADLAPLTGVNRRWVKRGLKLLPKSQLPGVQALIQVAGVQAQGSGEKLSSPANSQQSTVNNPKTLKPEDIGFRLGPRINAIGRIGDPQTVIELLTTDDMEIALARAIQCEQVNTTRQQLCEQIEQEAIAFVEAQFITSLQQDRVLVVVQPDWHHGVIGIVASRLVERYGVPVFIGTYENDAQIRGSARGIPEFHVFEALEYCHDLLGKFGGHKAAGGFSFPADNLQELRSRLCEFANQCLEPQHLKPLLQIDAEANFHQINQELYQQLDALHPCGIDNPDPVFWTSNVKVVEQKIVGKGHIKITFSQNISQQEYVIKAIAWRWRDYYPLPRQLDIAYKLRENNFNGKTTLEMELIGVRLPKGELQEESNQSPVPQFRLFYTPNPKPLRTTFNYQQRQYTCGIYQNISPPELRIKNSEGKVLMMQPGSKIGLLGNSREDALEVDLSLPPYDRIIQTALQALSGMSTEL; translated from the coding sequence GTGCTAGATAGACTTGTCCCAGACACCTCCCAACCTTCCAGGCGTTTACCCGATCAACGCTGGTACATTTACCTACAGCAACCAGAATTGGCTGAAAAGTTGGCATTGGCGACGAATTTATCACCAATTATCAGCCAGTTGCTGATTAATCGCGGTATTGAAACCCCAGAACAAGCACAAGCTTTTTTAAACCCCGAATCACTCAACTTACCGTCACCGCTAGTAGAATTTCCAGATTTGGCGTTGAGTGTGGAATTATTGCAAGATGCGATCGCCAATCAAACTAAAATTGCTATCTGTGGTGATTATGATGCTGATGGGATGACTAGCACGGCTTTATTGTGGCGTAGTCTCCGCAGTTTAGGCGCACAGGTAGATTATGCTATTCCCAGCCGGATGCACGAAGGCTATGGGATTAATCAAAGAATTGTCGAAGAGTTCAAGAGTGAAGGTGTGGAGTTAATTCTGACTGTAGATAATGGGATTTCTGCTTTTGAACCCATTGCTAGAGCTAGAGAACTGGGTTTAAAGGTCATTATTACCGACCACCACGACATTCCCCAAAAATTACCCCCAGCTAACGCCATCCTCAACCCCAAACTCATCGCCGAATCTTCACCATATCGAGGTGTGGCTGGTGTGGGTGTGGCTTATATTTTGGCGGTATCTTTAGCACAGCAGCTAGGGAACACTAAAGGCTTAATTCAGCCGATGCTAGCACTATTCACCCTCGGAACGATCGCAGATTTAGCACCCTTAACTGGTGTCAATCGTCGCTGGGTAAAACGCGGCTTAAAGCTGTTACCTAAATCCCAATTACCAGGGGTACAGGCTTTGATTCAAGTTGCAGGGGTACAAGCTCAAGGATCTGGGGAGAAATTGTCTTCGCCAGCCAACAGTCAACAGTCAACAGTCAACAATCCCAAAACCCTCAAACCAGAAGACATTGGCTTCCGTCTCGGCCCCCGAATTAACGCCATTGGTCGCATTGGTGATCCGCAGACGGTGATTGAATTACTGACTACGGATGATATGGAGATAGCACTGGCGCGAGCCATCCAGTGTGAACAAGTAAATACCACCCGTCAACAATTATGCGAACAAATTGAACAAGAAGCGATCGCATTTGTAGAGGCTCAATTTATCACATCTCTACAACAAGACCGGGTTTTAGTAGTTGTTCAACCTGATTGGCATCATGGTGTAATTGGTATTGTCGCTTCCCGTTTGGTGGAACGTTACGGCGTACCCGTGTTCATCGGTACTTATGAAAATGACGCACAAATTCGCGGTTCAGCGAGAGGGATTCCTGAGTTTCATGTGTTTGAAGCCTTGGAATATTGTCACGATTTGCTGGGTAAATTCGGCGGTCACAAAGCAGCCGGTGGATTTTCTTTCCCAGCAGACAACTTACAAGAATTGCGATCGCGCTTATGTGAGTTCGCCAACCAATGTCTAGAACCCCAACACCTCAAGCCGTTACTGCAAATCGATGCTGAGGCTAATTTTCATCAAATCAACCAAGAACTTTACCAACAGTTAGATGCTCTCCATCCCTGCGGTATTGATAACCCCGACCCAGTATTTTGGACATCTAACGTGAAAGTTGTCGAGCAAAAAATTGTCGGTAAAGGTCACATAAAAATTACCTTTAGCCAAAATATTAGTCAGCAGGAATACGTAATTAAGGCGATCGCCTGGCGGTGGCGCGATTATTATCCTCTGCCACGGCAATTAGATATTGCTTACAAATTGCGAGAAAATAATTTTAATGGCAAAACTACTCTGGAAATGGAATTGATAGGTGTCAGACTCCCCAAAGGTGAATTACAAGAGGAATCAAACCAATCACCAGTTCCCCAATTTCGCCTATTTTATACACCTAACCCTAAACCCTTAAGAACCACCTTCAATTACCAGCAGCGTCAATATACCTGTGGTATCTATCAAAATATTTCGCCTCCAGAGTTAAGAATCAAAAACTCTGAAGGCAAAGTGTTAATGATGCAGCCAGGGAGTAAAATCGGTTTACTAGGTAATAGTCGTGAAGATGCCCTAGAAGTTGACCTATCCTTACCCCCATATGACCGTATTATTCAAACGGCTCTCCAAGCCTTATCAGGTATGAGTACCGAGCTATGA